DNA sequence from the Anser cygnoides isolate HZ-2024a breed goose chromosome 22, Taihu_goose_T2T_genome, whole genome shotgun sequence genome:
gggttgttgcagcccaggtgcaggacccggcacttggccttgttgaacttcatgcagttgacctcagcccatcgctccagcctatccagatcctcctgcagagccttcctgccctcgagcagatcgacacacgcacttagcttggtgtcatctgcaaacttactgagggtgcactggacgccctcatccagatcatcgataaagatattaaagaggaccggccccagtaccgagccctgggggactccactagtgaccggcctccaaccagatttgactccattcaccacaactctctgggcccggccatccagccagtttctaacccagcgaagcgtacgccagtccaagccccgagcagccagtttcttgaggagaatgttgtggggaacggtgtcaaaagccttactgaggtcaaggtagaccacgtccacagccttcccctcatccaccaagcgcgtcacttggtcatagaaggagatcaaatAGAAGAGATCAAATAGAAGGAGATCATGAGGcggagtggagaggcaggcactgatctcttctttctggtgaccagcaataggGCACAAGGGAATGGCTTGAAGTTGTgacaggggaagtttaggctggatatcaagaaaaagttcttcaccAAGAAATTGGTCTGATaatggaacaggctccccagggaagcggtcatggcaccgagccaGACAGagttcaaaaagcatttggacaacactcttagacacatgatctgatttaactttatttatctatttatttatttatttttggtggtCCTCTGGGGACCCAGAAttggactggatgatccttgtgcgtcccttccaactcagatattctatgattctgtgacttccCACTGGAAGGGCAGTATGAGAGGATGAAAAGTCTTGACTTAGTGTAATAACTGTCCTGCCAAAACTAAATCATCAGGGTATTATCAACATTATTTGTTGCCTAAATCTAAAACATGGCACACAGCAGccactacaaagaaaattaactctctATCAGCCAAAATCAGGACACCATCCCTAAACAGATACATTTAGAAACTAGAAGGTAAAATGATGCATCACAAAGCCTGCACACTGCAGGCCTCTATTAAGTATTGCTCAGCACAACTGCCAACAACACCCCCCCGCAGACCCACCACTGAGCAACATGTCTTTCCCAGGGAACTCTGGGAAACGGTCTTCAGGGAAAAGGATGATAAAGAGCCACAAGCTGGGATGCAGTAGAACTTTAATGAGTCAAAAGTGGGAAACAAAATTGATAGGGGAGGAGTCCCCAGTGCAGGAAGCACAAGGGGCAGATGAGAGCGTCAACTGTGTGGCCATGGTGGGCATCCCGCCATCTGCCCATCTGCCCACTCCACTGAGGGAGAAGAGACAGAAGGTCCTCTCTAGGATGATGTTGTCAGACCCAGAGCCTAGTGGAGCAGCACTGAGCAACAAGGACACaggtgggaaaggagagagtGGAGGAGGGGTAAGGCAGGCATGGGCTGAGTTTTCCGAGAGCCCAGGCTGGACCCATCCTTACAAAAGGGGTGGTGGGGTAGTTTGGTACCTCTTAACACAGCAAGCCAATGGTCTGTGCCCAGTCCACTACCAACTTTTGGGTCCCTGAGGGTCTTTCTCCAAGGCCATTGCCAGCAGCTTTAGCAGGGGAGACACCTTGTGCCGCAGTAGCGGCTGCCAAAGCCAGAGAGGCCAAAGCCTccggaggagatgggcactccctgagagctgaggatgctgccaacGGCAGCGGAGGTGGAGGATCCCACGGCAGTgttctgcgggaaggagctgaggatggggccgggcagggtcaccaccacgGGAGAGGGCTGGATGAAGACATTGGAGTCCTGgcactgcctgacacagggCTCATTGCAGCTGTTGGCCAGTGGGGTCGGGCCACAGGGTCCACATGGCAGGCACGGCAGGCACTGGttgtagcaggacatgtctcTGGGCTAGAGACGCACCTGGTGAGAGAGAGGGCCTGGAGGAGCATGGGGGTGAGAGAGGATCAGCCTGCCAGCCCACCCCAGGAACGCCATGGCACATGCTGTTTTGGGGCCTGGCAGCTGTGAAAGGAGGCCCTCAGTGTTCTTCTTCCCTTTGGCCCCAAAGTCCTTGGCAAGAATATCCAGTTTGACGAAGCCCCCCATCTAGCCCATAGCTTCAGATACACCTCAACCAAGATCCAGCTTCTCTTCATGCCACACCTGCTAagcccttccctctcccagaACTAGAGACCCAAAGACCCAGCAGAGTATAAAGGTGCAGGCATGTTCAGAGAAATCCCCagggatgaagaggaagagaaagatctTGAGACTCACCTTGATCCCAGAGAGATGGAGGCGAGAGGAGTGGATGAAGAGAGTGATGAGATGGGCCGTCTTTTATACCTCTCCTGCACTGCCCTAGGCTCCTCAATCACTCTATGAAGGCCGTATTTTTCCAGCATACTCACCTcagatgcaaaatattttcgCTAATGGCACAGGTCGTTTTTTGGTTTCACAGATTGTACTTTGGTTTCTGTCAACTCTGtcatttcatttcctcatttctgaCCTGACCATTTGGCCGCAAAGGCTCCTTTCAAGTACAAGGATAAGAGGTCAAGCATTTCCCCTGGGAGGAACACATCAGTAGGGACAGTATATTAGTCCTAAGTTCTGGAGAGCATGGTACCTGTCCCTGTGGAAATGCATTCACCACAATTAGACCCGCTTAGATAGAAAGCGCACATATCCTCCTTTCTTTGGAGTGCCCTTCTAGAAGCCCGAAAGCTCCTTTACCAAGGGACAAGGAGCATCCTTCTCCTGCTGGCCTGGCTCCCAGCCTACTCCAATAGTCACAGCTCATTGCCTGCATAGGCAGATGGGCTGTACTGCAGCTTTGAAATGCCCAAGTTGTGAGAGTATTGGCCAGAAGGTCATGCTTCAGGGTAATGGCTGTTGGGGCTGCCTGGAGCATGGCACAGCTCGAGCTCGGATTTGCATGGAGCTGCTTGGCCAGAGGGGGATTTGGCATGCATGGTGCTCAGGCCTGCAGACAGCAGGCAATCTGGCTTGGCTTCACGCCAGAAGCGTGGCACGTGGCCAATCCCAAATTAGAGCATGACTtgccctgggcagggagagTCTCTCCCAGGAAGCTTGCCTGCTGAAGGCATTCCCTTGCCCTCCTGGGGTGTGTTCCAGCTGCCTCCCatgtctgcagggcagggaagagctTTGTTCATGCAGCAGGGATGCATTGCCTCCTTGGAGTCTGGGAGATGTTTCTGTAGCCAGGGCCCTTGTGAGCAAGTCCCCTCCCTAAGTATGCCCAGCTGTGTGGCAGTGCCGGTTCCTGCCAGCCCTCGCTTGTTGAGGGGGAGCTTCCTTACCTCCCTAGTGGTGCTGGTTTGTGTTGTTGCCTGAAGAGGGCTTTGGGACATGGCGGAGGAGGCGGGCTGAAGCTCTAATGCTAGGAGAAGGCATATTGCCTGGGACCCAGAGACGAGACCCAGCCAGGGGGGAGATGTTTTCTGCaaccctttctttctctccacaAAACACTCAAGAGAGCTCCTACACATAGCCCCATCTCTTTAGCCAGGAGGGTGAGGCCTGTGtgtcccttccctcccaccgCCCATGTCTGACCCTGCCCTGGGGGCAGATCTACTGAGAGGAGGTCCAGGGGATCCAGGATCAGAGGGTAGTTCAGTCCCCAGTCTGTAGTGCTGCAAGAGCTTGTTCCTCCTCCTGTGCAGGACCTGCCTTTTGTCCTTCTAGAATGCCATGAGGTTCCTGTGGGCTCATTCCTGCAGCCTGTCTAGGTCTCCACTTAtggcagccctgccccaggTTGCTGTCTTCTGCCTAGTTAATGGAAGTGGTAATGGCATCAAGGCAGACAGCTGAAAGTGTTTGCACAGCCTGGATGCCTGGGGAGGCAAAGACCGGTGACTGTTGGATGGAGCCatgagggagggaggagaaagaagctTGTGGAGCATCCTTAATGAACAAGACCTTGGGTTCTCTGCTGAGGATTGCAGCTCCATGAGGAGCAGGGCCTCTTTCTGCAAAACTCATCACCAACCATTCCCTGAAAGTGCACCAAGCCATGTCCTGTCCTCTGCCTGAATGCAACCACTCTGTTGCACTTTTCTGCCCATTCTGATATGATCCTGCTGGGGTATTCTTTTGAACTCTCCTACCAGTAGTAGAAAGTAGCCTGTATGGTACAATAGGCATGtcagaaatgaggaaatgaaatgaCAGAGTTGACGGAAACTGAAACAGAACCTGTGCCATTAGCTAAGATATTTTGCATTTGAGGTGAGTCTGCTTGAAAATTATGGCCCATGTAGAGTGATTGTGGGCTTGGGGTGGTGCAGGAGACGTATAAAAGCGGCCCCATCTACTCCCTCTCTCATCTAGTCTTCTCGCCTCCATCTCCCTGGGAACGAGGTGAGTCTGAAGCCCTTACTCCACCTCCTCACCCTAGTGGATTTCTTAGCACATGACTCTGACTTGATCCTCTTGGGTCTTGGGGTCACTAGTTATGGGAGAGGTAAGGCAGGTGTGTCGTGGAGAGAAGTTGGGCTTGTCTGAGGTGTTTCTGAAATTACGGGCTAAGCTGGGATCTTCCTGGGCCTGGACATTCTAACCAAGGCTGttggggagaaagggaaggagaacgCTGTGAGCCTTATTACACAGCTGCCAGCTCCCCAAATACAATTAGCTATGGCTCTTCGCTGGTGGTCTTGCAGGATGCTCCTCACTCACCCCAATGCTCCTCCAGGCCCTCTCACCCACCAGGTACACTTCCTGCCCCgagacatgtcctgctacaaCCAGTGCCTGCCGTGCCTGCCATGTGGACCCTGTGGCCCGACCCCACTGGCCAACAGCTGCAATGAGCCCTGTGTCCAGCAGTGCCAAGACTCCAACGTCTTCATCCAGCCCTCTCCcgtggtggtgaccctgcccggccccatcctcagctccttcccgcagaacACCGCCGTGGGATCCTCCACCTCCGCTGCCGTTGGCAACATCCTCAGCTCTcagggagtgcccatctcctccggAGGCTTTGGCCTCTCTGGCTTTGGCAGCCGCTACTGCGGCACAAGGTGTCTCCCCTGCTAAAACTGCTGGCAATGGCCCTGGAGAAAGACCCTCAGGGACCCAGAAGTTGGTAGTGGACTGGGCACAGACCATTGGCTTGCTGTGTTAAGAGGTACCAAACTACCCCACCACCCATTTCGTAAGGATGGGTCCAGCCTGGGCTCTCGGAAAACTCAGCCCATGCATGCCTTACCCCTCCTCCActctcccctttcccacctGTGTCCTTGTTGCTCGGTGCTGCTCCACTAGGCTCTGAGTCCGAGAATGTCAGCCTAGAGAGTACCTTCCGGTCCTTCTCCCTCAGTGGAGTTGGCAGATGGACAGGTGGCGGGATGCCTGCCATGGCCACACAGCTGACGCTCTCATCTGCCCCTTGTGCTTCCTGCACTGGGGCCCCCACTTGGAGCAATCTCTTTTGACTCTAATATTAAAGTTCTTCTGCATCCCACCCTGTGCCTCTGAGTTgtccttccctgcagctgctcttccAGGATGCCTGGGGAGAGAGGTGTTGCTGACTGGTAGTTCTGGGAGCGGGTGGTTGCTGATGCTCATGCTTAGCAATCATTAACACAGGCTTGCATTCAGAATGCTTCTTCACGCATCAGGTCACCGTCTGGATTCTAAATATCTGCTTACTTAGAGCTGGATGGAATTATCCAACGTAATTGAGTGGCTTCTATGCATTTTGGTGTCCacactgtttcttttcctctgattAGCATAATGGCATGAAGCAAGTAGTAAGTATGGAGGGATGACTATGTCCTTGACAAGGTGGAGGGCACAGCTGCTAAGAAGAAGCCAGGAAATCCCTTCCTAACAACAATACTTCAGAGCTTGCTGTGCTTGGTCAAAGTCTTTCTTGCTACACAGCCTCAAACTGGGTACAATGTTCTAGATGCATTTGGAGGAGTGTTGAGCAGAGTGGGATTGTCACTGCCCTTGAGCTCCTGACTATGCTTCTGCTCATACAGCCCAGGATGTCATTGGTGTCCACAGTGTCTGGGAACACTGCTGGGAGTCACTTCTCTTTGGATGGCTATACTACCCAAACAACTTTTCCTGGGCCAGCTTTTGGTCTGCTGTCATATAAGGGCTGCAAGATAGATGGTGTGGCATGAGGGCTGGCTGGCAGGAAGGCATCTGCCAGACTGGGCTCTGGGTGATCTCAGTGCTGCTTTGGGAGCTTGTGTATGGCCCTTAGATACACTCAGCTAGCACCTGTTTCCCCACAAAGTTTTGCAGGAAGCCTTTGGAACAGATGGAAGGAGTAGGGGAAGGAGGACAAGTACTGCCTATGAACCCATGTTGTGGGTTGACCCTGGCAAACATCTAAGCACTCACCACCCACTCGCTCACACCGCAGCCTCAGCAGGATAGGGGAGAGAGCTGGAAGACCAAGAGTGAGGAAAAACTTCCCAGTTGATATAAATCATGGAGttatagaatatcccaagttggaagggacccataaggatcatcgagtccaactcctgtcACCACACaagtctacccaaaattttagaccatgtgactaagtgcacagtccaaatgcttcttaaactccgacaggcttggtgcagtgactacttccctggggagcctacCTCTTCCATAATGTCTAGCCTAatcctcccctgcctcagcttgacgccattcctgcgggtcctatcactggtgactaaggAGAATAGATCGGAatctgcccctccactcccccttgtgaggaagctgtagactgcgatgaggtctcccatcagcctcctcttttccaggctgaacaggccaaatgacctcagccattcctcatacgtcttcccctctaggcccttcgccatcttcgtcgccctcctctggacactctccaacagttttacatcctttttgtactgtggtgcccagaactgcacacagtactcgaggtgaggccgcatcagcacagagcagagcgggacaatcacttccatCGACCGACTAGCGA
Encoded proteins:
- the LOC125180026 gene encoding feather keratin 1-like isoform X1 codes for the protein MLLTHPNAPPGPLTHQVHFLPRDMSCYNQCLPCLPCGPCGPTPLANSCNEPCVQQCQDSNVFIQPSPVVVTLPGPILSSFPQNTAVGSSTSAAVGNILSSQGVPISSGGFGLSGFGSRYCGTRCLPC
- the LOC125180026 gene encoding feather keratin 1-like isoform X2; translation: MSCYNQCLPCLPCGPCGPTPLANSCNEPCVQQCQDSNVFIQPSPVVVTLPGPILSSFPQNTAVGSSTSAAVGNILSSQGVPISSGGFGLSGFGSRYCGTRCLPC